The region ttcttcgTAAGTTGCATCAACAGCGAATTCAACTTCGCATAGTCCTTCACAAAGCGTCTGTAGTAGCCAACAAGCCCAACgaaacttctgatgtcgcttgccgtcttaggttgttcccacgacaaaatcgattcaattttgctggggtcaacagccacaccctgacttgatatgacgtgacccaggaacttcacctcttccatccaaaATTCGCATTTGGAACCATTAGCATACAACTCtttctcccgcaatactcccAGCACTTGTCGTAGATGCTCCTCGTGTTCCTCgttactcttcgagtagataaggatgtcgtcgatgaatactaccacgaacttgtccaggaaaggcctgaacactctgttcatgtaatccatgaatacAGCAGGTGCATTGGTGACTCCGAACGGCATCACAAGgtactcataatgcccgtatcgtgttctgaatgcggtcttctgaaTGTCAGCTTCCTTGACTCGAATCTggtgataacccgacttcaaatctatcttcgagaaaacgaCAGCTCACCTAAGTTGATCCATTAAATCATTTATctgaggcatcggataacgattcttcaccgtcaccttgttgagttgtcggtaatccacgcatagtctggacttcccatccttcttcttcaccaacagcACGGGTGCTCCCCACGGCGACACACTCGATCGGATAAATCCCTTGGAAGAGAGATCATCCAACTGCTTTGCTAACTCCGTCAACTCCGAtggtgccatccgataaggCGCCATTGATATTGGTCCCGTGTCGGGCATGAtatcaatagagaactctgtTTCTCTTACCGACTGTAATCCGGGCACATCTTCTAGAAACACATCCACAAAGTCTTGTACCACCAAAATGTTGCGTACATGGCCGTCGTTCTTCGCTTCCGCTACGACAGAATTCACAAATGCTGGTGAACTCTTTCCCAAGGTGTACGAATTCAAGTAATCCGTAACGCCTGAATCTGGAAAGACAACGGCCTTGTTAGCACAGTCCAAGAGAACGTGATACTGTGTCAACCAATCCATCCACAGAATCACATTGAGCTCCTTGAGCCCTAAGCAGACAAGGTTCGCAaagaacttccgatcctcgtaGATCAATGGACACTGCAAGCATGTCGTGCGCGTGACTAATCGATCGGCGGCAGGGGTCGTCACCACCAAATCGAACGGTAAGTCAGCAGTTAGCAATCCTAATTTCTTCACACACTCCTCAGCAATGAATGAGTACGTAGCACTAGAATCAAATAACACCATTAATGAAGTTCCAGCGATAACACACGTACCCTGGATAAGATCATCTGTCACTGCAGCTTGTTCGCCAGAAATTGCAAACACACGACCTAGAGCAGAAGGTCGCCTTCCTCTAGCCGTGTTCAGCACCGGCTCGGCCTTTGCAGCATTAGGGCAATCCCTCTGAGTTTGTGCTGCGGTCTGAGCAGCAGCAGTGGCAGCCTGCTGAGCCATCACTTGGGCCATCTGTGCCATTGCTTGAGCAAGCTGAGCATTGGTTGGGTCCTGTCTCGACGGCATGTTCCTGCTTGGaaatagaaccacaacccaATGTCAGTGCCCCAAAAGTAATAATTAATCTAAAGTATAAATAACCAATCTACaactcaagtatcacggcaatgatacagattcagacaatctcacaatcaaacaaacatcttagcaaccaagtctacccaatctcaccgcgaaaCAACAACGAGTCCAAGCTCGTGTGCcaaaaacccttagtgctctggtttctcaaccggagctctgataccacaatgtaacgccccaatttctcgagtgtcacacagtaaccaagtagccaattttcgtaaagaattttcatc is a window of Lotus japonicus ecotype B-129 chromosome 5, LjGifu_v1.2 DNA encoding:
- the LOC130719665 gene encoding uncharacterized protein LOC130719665: MPSRQDPTNAQLAQAMAQMAQVMAQQAATAAAQTAAQTQRDCPNAAKAEPVLNTARGRRPSALGRVFAISGEQAAVTDDLIQGTCVIAGTSLMVLFDSSATYSFIAEECVKKLGLLTADLPFDLVVTTPAADRLVTRTTCLQCPLIYEDRKFFANLVCLGLKELNVILWMDWLTQYHVLLDCANKAVVFPDSGVTDYLNSYTLGKSSPAFVNSVVAEAKNDGHVRNILVVQDFVDVFLEDVPGLQSVRETEFSIDIMPDTGPISMAPYRMAPSELTELAKQLDDLSSKGFIRSSVSPWGAPVLLWVDFVGTAPVLEVGEWKGDEFLDAKLGVFHGKVV